A genomic stretch from Cyprinus carpio isolate SPL01 chromosome A12, ASM1834038v1, whole genome shotgun sequence includes:
- the LOC109087511 gene encoding ciliary-associated calcium-binding coiled-coil protein 1-like isoform X1 has protein sequence MPHPLWFPGQQYTDNNMSGRERSREGVRSAENSGKLKRGEETDKDDTVLSEGKKSFPQWELLKQDQINILLSLPVDQVQLQFEDILNIENHQTCVKEAALLEYFVNGFCWAKEMNFSSQQISFIMALLQQLLDNIKNKQSFADNFKTFIQTVLASKASFLFTTTDQIKAITDYFKTSLFQHYRLYELIFNHRREEQLLKIEKCIEVINPAEFAAPLEEGMPTDLYFHYMAPPRVQTPEQTMQASHEENVEEPGKAELEESPGNQVGFSVEDVREVLGEMTQEMLAKLQADFTEKLRVHEETYISRLERLQKGSSK, from the exons ATGCCCCACCCACTGTGGTTTCCAGGGCAACAATATACAGACAACAACATGTCTGGAAGAGAGAGATCACGAGAGGGAGTCCGATCCGCTGAAAACTCAGGGAAGCTCAAGAGAGGAGAAGAAACTGATAAAGATGATACTGTGCTCAGT GAAGGGAAGAAATCTTTTCCTCAGTGGGAACTTCTAAAGCAAGACCAGATAAATATTCTGCTCAGCCTGCCTGTGGACCAAGTGCAGCT ACAGTTTGAGGATATACTGAATATAGAAAACCACCAAACATGTGTGAAAGAAGCTGCGCTGTTGGAGTATTTTGTCAATGGATTTTGTTGGGCCAAAGAGATGAACTTCAGTTCTCAGCAAATCTCATTTATCATGGCACTTTTACAGCAACTACTTGACAACATAAAAA acaaACAGTCATTTGCTGATAATTTCAAGACATTTATCCAAACAGTACTTGCCAGTAAAGCCAGTTTTTTATTCACCACCACCGATCAAATCAAAGCCATCACAGATTACTTCAAGACCAG TCTTTTCCAGCACTACAGACTATATGAATTAATTTTCAATCATAGAAGGGAGGAGCAACTCCTGAAAATAGAG aaatgcattgAGGTGATCAACCCCGCTGAGTTTGCTGCCCCACTGGAAGAAGGCATGCCCACTGATCTGTACTTCCATTACATGGCTCCCCCACGTGTCCAAACGCCTGAGCAG ACCATGCAGGCATCTCATGAGGAAAATGTGGAAGAACCTGGAAAAGCTGAACTGGAAGAAAGTCCTGGGAATCAAGTGGGCTTCAGTGTGGAAGATGTTCGAGAAGTGCTGGGGGAAATGACCCAGGAGATGTTAGCAAAACTGCAG GCCGACTTCACAGAGAAACTGCGAGTTCATGAGGAGACCTACATCTCGAGGTTAGAACGACTTCAAAAAGGCTCTTCCAAATAG
- the LOC109087511 gene encoding ciliary-associated calcium-binding coiled-coil protein 1-like isoform X2: protein MKVYFLLSHILGREEIFSSVGTSKARPDKYSAQPACGPSAAFEDILNIENHQTCVKEAALLEYFVNGFCWAKEMNFSSQQISFIMALLQQLLDNIKNKQSFADNFKTFIQTVLASKASFLFTTTDQIKAITDYFKTSLFQHYRLYELIFNHRREEQLLKIEKCIEVINPAEFAAPLEEGMPTDLYFHYMAPPRVQTPEQTMQASHEENVEEPGKAELEESPGNQVGFSVEDVREVLGEMTQEMLAKLQADFTEKLRVHEETYISRLERLQKGSSK, encoded by the exons atgAAAGTGTATTTTCTACTATCTCATATTCTAGGAAGGGAAGAAATCTTTTCCTCAGTGGGAACTTCTAAAGCAAGACCAGATAAATATTCTGCTCAGCCTGCCTGTGGACCAAGTGCAGCT TTTGAGGATATACTGAATATAGAAAACCACCAAACATGTGTGAAAGAAGCTGCGCTGTTGGAGTATTTTGTCAATGGATTTTGTTGGGCCAAAGAGATGAACTTCAGTTCTCAGCAAATCTCATTTATCATGGCACTTTTACAGCAACTACTTGACAACATAAAAA acaaACAGTCATTTGCTGATAATTTCAAGACATTTATCCAAACAGTACTTGCCAGTAAAGCCAGTTTTTTATTCACCACCACCGATCAAATCAAAGCCATCACAGATTACTTCAAGACCAG TCTTTTCCAGCACTACAGACTATATGAATTAATTTTCAATCATAGAAGGGAGGAGCAACTCCTGAAAATAGAG aaatgcattgAGGTGATCAACCCCGCTGAGTTTGCTGCCCCACTGGAAGAAGGCATGCCCACTGATCTGTACTTCCATTACATGGCTCCCCCACGTGTCCAAACGCCTGAGCAG ACCATGCAGGCATCTCATGAGGAAAATGTGGAAGAACCTGGAAAAGCTGAACTGGAAGAAAGTCCTGGGAATCAAGTGGGCTTCAGTGTGGAAGATGTTCGAGAAGTGCTGGGGGAAATGACCCAGGAGATGTTAGCAAAACTGCAG GCCGACTTCACAGAGAAACTGCGAGTTCATGAGGAGACCTACATCTCGAGGTTAGAACGACTTCAAAAAGGCTCTTCCAAATAG